One part of the Bradyrhizobium sp. CB1650 genome encodes these proteins:
- a CDS encoding histone deacetylase family protein: MKAVYTELHRSHDPQFFLVRGVVKRTTEQPERADRLLKGLKDGKHQLVEPTTFGQGPRARIHSSEYLSFLSEAWDAWTALGDSGPEMIGNIHPVRHAATYPAHIVGKLGWHTADTAAPIGPGTWAAACAATDVAVTAAQMVMDGEDATYALCRPPGHHAYRDMAGGFCFLNNSAIAAAHLRLKHERVVILDVDVHHGNGTQGIFYARPDVYTVSIHADPTAYYPFVWGYAHERGEGPGLGANLNIPLAIGTGDDGYIQAMDVARKAIESFAPGALVIALGLDASEHDPLRGLAVTTPGFRRIGQAIARMGLPTVFVQEGGYLSDILGANLTSVLAGFEEAR, translated from the coding sequence GTGAAAGCCGTTTATACCGAGCTGCATCGCAGCCACGATCCGCAATTCTTCCTGGTCCGCGGCGTCGTCAAGCGCACCACCGAACAGCCCGAGCGTGCCGACCGCCTGCTCAAGGGGCTCAAGGACGGCAAGCATCAACTGGTCGAGCCGACGACATTCGGGCAGGGTCCGCGTGCGCGCATTCACAGCTCGGAATATCTGTCGTTCCTCAGTGAAGCCTGGGACGCCTGGACCGCGCTCGGCGACTCCGGTCCCGAGATGATCGGCAACATCCATCCGGTCCGTCACGCGGCAACCTATCCCGCCCACATTGTCGGCAAGCTCGGCTGGCACACCGCCGACACCGCAGCGCCGATCGGCCCCGGCACCTGGGCCGCGGCCTGCGCGGCGACGGACGTGGCCGTCACCGCGGCGCAGATGGTGATGGACGGTGAAGACGCGACCTACGCGCTGTGCCGTCCGCCCGGCCATCACGCCTATCGCGACATGGCGGGCGGCTTCTGCTTCCTCAACAACAGCGCGATCGCAGCGGCGCATCTGCGGCTCAAGCATGAGCGCGTCGTGATCCTCGATGTCGACGTCCATCACGGCAATGGCACGCAAGGCATCTTCTACGCACGGCCCGACGTCTATACCGTGTCGATCCACGCCGACCCCACCGCCTACTATCCCTTCGTGTGGGGCTATGCCCACGAGCGTGGCGAAGGTCCCGGCCTCGGTGCCAATCTCAACATTCCCCTGGCCATCGGCACCGGCGATGACGGCTACATTCAGGCGATGGATGTGGCGCGCAAGGCGATCGAGTCCTTCGCGCCCGGCGCCCTCGTCATCGCCCTTGGTCTGGACGCCTCCGAGCACGATCCACTTCGCGGCCTCGCGGTCACCACCCCGGGCTTCCGCCGCATCGGCCAGGCCATCGCGCGGATGGGCCTGCCGACCGTGTTCGTGCAGGAGGGCGGCTATCTCTCCGACATCCTCGGGGCGAACCTGACCTCGGTGCTGGCGGGATTCGAAGAGGCGCGCTGA
- a CDS encoding SMP-30/gluconolactonase/LRE family protein, with protein sequence MAITSGRNFWCLCSSILLVIAASAAKAETKLFESVQLTPAGEYTFGIEGPAADLDGNLFVVNFGKPGTIGRLPAGGAASQPFATLPEGSVGNAIRLDRNGTMFIADYKKHNIFAIAKGGTEPAVWFHSDEMSQPNDITIARDGTVYASDPNWKGREGHIWRIGKGADGSVQGQVMAAPRAMGTTNGIDLSPDGRTLYVGESSGGQVWSYTIRGNQLIDAKLVKAFQPDTIDGLRTDVAGRLYVARILKGTIALLKPNGAVEREIVLKGKEPTNLAFGGSDGKTVFVTQRQGGFIEFFRTDQQGREHCLQRGRC encoded by the coding sequence ATGGCTATTACATCCGGCAGGAATTTCTGGTGCCTGTGCAGTAGCATTCTTCTCGTCATCGCGGCATCGGCGGCCAAAGCCGAGACGAAGCTGTTCGAAAGCGTGCAGTTGACGCCGGCCGGCGAATACACCTTCGGCATCGAGGGTCCCGCCGCCGATCTCGACGGCAATCTCTTCGTCGTCAACTTCGGCAAGCCCGGCACCATCGGCAGGCTGCCCGCCGGCGGCGCGGCCTCGCAGCCATTCGCTACGCTTCCCGAGGGCAGCGTCGGCAATGCCATCCGCCTCGATCGCAACGGCACGATGTTCATCGCCGACTACAAGAAGCACAACATCTTTGCGATTGCGAAGGGCGGGACTGAGCCTGCCGTCTGGTTTCACTCGGATGAGATGAGCCAGCCCAACGACATCACCATCGCGCGCGACGGCACGGTCTATGCGAGCGATCCGAACTGGAAGGGCCGCGAAGGCCACATCTGGCGCATCGGAAAGGGAGCGGATGGCTCGGTGCAGGGACAGGTCATGGCGGCGCCGCGCGCGATGGGCACCACCAACGGCATCGATCTCAGCCCCGACGGCAGGACGCTCTATGTCGGCGAATCCAGCGGCGGCCAGGTCTGGTCCTACACCATTCGCGGCAATCAGCTCATCGACGCGAAGCTCGTGAAAGCATTCCAGCCCGACACCATCGATGGCCTGCGCACCGACGTCGCCGGGCGCCTCTATGTCGCGCGCATTCTCAAGGGCACTATCGCGCTGCTGAAGCCAAACGGCGCGGTCGAGCGCGAGATCGTGCTGAAGGGCAAGGAGCCGACCAATCTCGCCTTCGGCGGCAGCGACGGCAAGACCGTCTTCGTGACGCAGCGCCAGGGCGGCTTCATCGAGTTCTTCCGCACCGATCAGCAGGGCCGCGAGCACTGCCTGCAGCGCGGCCGCTGCTGA
- a CDS encoding PQQ-dependent sugar dehydrogenase, with amino-acid sequence MNHFTLRCERRSRRSIAAVFAAVLFGFAPVAWSEPVRKSGYAIGAETCGSGDRAFPRIQLDMKVGFCAGLVASEEDRLKFPRSIIQVPGRDLFVVADMSGWGHADGRLLLLDPHAPEGQRLKELLTNLDYPFGLALGPDKTLYASTAETIFRFDPLAENPPSTVETIIQRLPGRRITLPDGTRLDESAHPLKQFVFDRNGRLFVNIGSHSDDCITPAPIRKLCAMAEGADAMAAIWLFTPPAGGIFPALKPNDPNPAHQIYARGLRNSMALALHPSFPDAGYAFLQGENGRDLPDIFKPNEEINAIERGRHYGWPYCYDLSTSSPEFKSVLRSGPYKSLCTGNALYKAPLSLMPPHGAPLAMLYYHGAKFPELEGKLLVGLHGYRPTGSRVLIYDVDDHGFPKPGPAPVRYHVSCAAEATRSFQTDAGEVAAAPFEELIAGWHRVNGARPQGAPVGMTVAEDGAIWLVEDKNQTVIRIDRAAGEAPQPLPCDTRSQAQIDRLAAFVARDARNRDRLSALRKGLVEKHCMGCHSNFGLKVGQSDADKDATVLRFMLSQDGWIYPGDPDSGKLRTRLRGLGAEKLMPPGGEKLPKTEAGYARVLDYADSLVAKMVPGTRMRIKPGLPQRKFLGKANRECGEIPAGKVVVVTQRSAVDKPGFSQFFRPADPYLNGECTDDDGYYIRQEFLVPVQ; translated from the coding sequence GTGAACCACTTCACATTGCGCTGCGAACGTCGAAGCCGGCGCTCGATCGCGGCTGTCTTCGCCGCAGTCCTGTTTGGCTTTGCCCCGGTGGCCTGGTCGGAGCCGGTCAGGAAAAGCGGCTACGCGATCGGCGCCGAGACCTGCGGCAGCGGCGATCGCGCCTTTCCCAGGATCCAGCTCGACATGAAGGTGGGGTTCTGCGCCGGCCTCGTCGCCAGCGAAGAGGACCGTCTGAAGTTTCCGCGTTCGATCATCCAGGTGCCCGGCCGCGACCTTTTCGTGGTCGCCGACATGAGCGGCTGGGGCCATGCCGACGGACGGCTGCTGCTGCTCGATCCGCACGCCCCGGAAGGCCAGCGCTTGAAGGAGCTCCTGACCAACCTTGACTATCCGTTCGGACTCGCGCTCGGCCCGGACAAGACGCTCTATGCCTCGACTGCGGAGACGATCTTCAGGTTCGATCCGCTTGCGGAAAATCCGCCCAGCACGGTCGAGACCATCATCCAGCGCCTGCCGGGCCGACGGATCACACTGCCTGACGGCACCAGGCTCGACGAGAGCGCGCATCCGCTCAAGCAATTCGTCTTCGACCGCAACGGGCGCCTGTTCGTCAATATCGGCTCGCACAGTGACGACTGCATCACGCCGGCGCCGATCAGAAAGCTCTGCGCGATGGCCGAAGGCGCCGACGCCATGGCCGCGATCTGGCTGTTCACGCCGCCTGCGGGCGGCATTTTTCCGGCGTTGAAGCCGAACGATCCGAATCCGGCGCACCAAATCTATGCAAGGGGCCTGCGCAACTCGATGGCGTTGGCACTGCACCCAAGCTTCCCCGACGCCGGCTACGCCTTCCTGCAAGGCGAGAACGGCCGCGATCTGCCTGATATCTTCAAGCCGAACGAAGAGATCAACGCGATCGAGCGGGGCAGGCACTATGGCTGGCCCTATTGCTACGATCTGTCGACGTCGAGCCCGGAATTCAAAAGCGTGCTGCGGTCCGGGCCTTACAAGTCGCTCTGTACCGGCAATGCGCTGTACAAGGCGCCGCTCTCGCTGATGCCGCCGCACGGTGCGCCGCTGGCGATGCTCTATTATCACGGCGCGAAATTTCCGGAGCTGGAGGGCAAGCTGCTGGTCGGCCTGCACGGCTATCGCCCGACCGGCAGCCGCGTCCTCATCTACGACGTCGATGATCATGGCTTCCCCAAGCCGGGGCCGGCGCCGGTGCGCTACCACGTCAGTTGCGCGGCCGAGGCGACCCGCAGCTTCCAGACCGATGCCGGCGAAGTCGCCGCCGCGCCGTTCGAGGAGCTGATCGCGGGCTGGCATCGGGTCAATGGTGCGCGGCCGCAAGGCGCGCCCGTCGGGATGACGGTCGCCGAGGACGGCGCGATCTGGCTCGTCGAGGACAAGAACCAGACCGTGATCCGGATCGATCGCGCCGCGGGCGAAGCGCCGCAGCCGCTGCCCTGCGACACGCGCAGCCAGGCGCAGATCGATCGGCTCGCGGCGTTTGTCGCCAGGGACGCCCGGAACCGCGATCGCCTCTCCGCACTGCGCAAAGGCCTGGTCGAGAAGCACTGCATGGGCTGCCACTCCAATTTCGGCCTGAAGGTGGGTCAATCGGACGCGGACAAGGACGCAACCGTGCTGCGCTTCATGCTGTCGCAGGATGGCTGGATCTATCCGGGCGATCCCGACTCCGGCAAGCTACGCACCCGGCTGCGCGGCCTGGGCGCGGAGAAGCTGATGCCGCCGGGCGGCGAGAAGTTGCCGAAGACGGAAGCCGGCTATGCGCGCGTGCTCGATTATGCAGATTCGCTCGTTGCAAAGATGGTTCCGGGAACGCGGATGCGCATCAAGCCCGGCCTGCCGCAGCGCAAGTTTCTTGGCAAGGCGAACCGGGAATGCGGCGAAATACCGGCCGGCAAGGTCGTCGTCGTGACACAAAGGAGCGCTGTAGACAAACCCGGCTTCAGCCAGTTCTTCCGGCCGGCCGATCCTTATCTGAACGGCGAGTGCACTGACGACGATGGCTATTACATCCGGCAGGAATTTCTGGTGCCTGTGCAGTAG